Genomic DNA from Modestobacter versicolor:
CGCCGCCGACGGCCTCCCCCTCGCCGGCCTGACCATCGGTGACCGGACCGTCGAGGAGGCCACCGGCCTCGCCGCCTACGACGACATCGTCGTCGGCGGCTGGGACCTCGACGGGTCCGACCTCTACAAGGCCGCCGAGCAGCACGGCGTGCTCGACGCCCGCCAGCTCCAGCAGGCCGAGCCGCGGCTGTCGACCATCACCCCCTGGCCCGCCGCCGGCGACGCCGACTTCTGCCGCAACGTGACCGGCGGCAACGTGGTGCTGGCCGAGGGGCGCCGGGCGCAGGTGGACGCCGTCCGCGCCGACCTCCGCCGGTTCCGCGAGGAGCAGCAGCTCGACGGGCTGGTGCTGCTCAACCTCGCCTCCACCGAGCGCTGGCCCGACCCCGCGGCGGCCTGCCTGCAGACGCCGGAGGCCTTCGAGGCCGGGCTGGACGCCGATGACCGGTCGATCACCCCGGCCATGGTCTACGCCTACGCCGCCATCGTCGAAGGCGTCGGCTACGCCAACTTCACGCCCTCGCTGTCGGCCGACGTACCGGCGCTGGTCCAGCTGGCCGAGCAGCGCGGCGTCCCGATCGCGGGCAAGGACGGCAAGACCGGCCAGACGATGATGAAGACGGTGCTCGCGCCGGCCTTCCGCAGCCGCGCGCTGAGGGTCGAGGGCTGGTACTCCACCAACATCCTGGGCAACCGCGACGGCCTGGCCCTCGACGACCCGGCGTCGCTGGAGAGCAAGCTGCAGACCAAGGGCAAGGTGCTCGACTCGATCCTCGGCTACACCGTCGAGGACCACGTCGTCCGGATCGACTACTACCGGCCCCGCGGTGACGAGAAGGAGGCCTGGGACGCCATCGACCTGGTCGGCTTCCTCGGCCAGCGGATGCAGATC
This window encodes:
- a CDS encoding inositol-3-phosphate synthase — protein: MSQSSRRVGTAIVGLGGAVATTAVAGLELLRLGAVAADGLPLAGLTIGDRTVEEATGLAAYDDIVVGGWDLDGSDLYKAAEQHGVLDARQLQQAEPRLSTITPWPAAGDADFCRNVTGGNVVLAEGRRAQVDAVRADLRRFREEQQLDGLVLLNLASTERWPDPAAACLQTPEAFEAGLDADDRSITPAMVYAYAAIVEGVGYANFTPSLSADVPALVQLAEQRGVPIAGKDGKTGQTMMKTVLAPAFRSRALRVEGWYSTNILGNRDGLALDDPASLESKLQTKGKVLDSILGYTVEDHVVRIDYYRPRGDEKEAWDAIDLVGFLGQRMQIKVDFQCRDSILAAPLAVEIVRLTDLAQQRGEGGIQRHLGWFFKAPITADGSTPEHALHRQEQVLLDWLGSGAAQAGSDAVPSSR